The nucleotide sequence ACCAATCTGCGCATCACGGTGACTCAGGAACCGACAATGAAAGTTCTTTGGATCGACACCCACATCCCCTATGGTATTCGGCCGATGCCATACCCCATTCAAACACTTGAATGCCGTGACAATGGTGTCAGTATCGTGGCAGGTGATTCCGATATTAAACGCCACATCGAATTGCATGTCGAAGATGACCGGGGCAAATTGGTTTATCTGGATGGACAAGGCCCGAAGGATCCGGCGATTTCTTACACCTGCTTCCCGGACACCATTCGCACTTTCTGCACGGGCAACTGATTACTTTTCTTTCAACAGCAAAGTCACTTGCGGGGTCTTACCCGCATCCCCGGCAGTTCCTGACAGCAGGTACATACGTTCAGTTGCCACTTGGGCGGCTGCAAGCTCTGTCATCACGGCTTTGCCGCGGGAAAGCGCCAGGTTCTTCAGCTCATCTTCACTGACAGGAAGTGTTTCAGCTGTTTTCTTTTCCCAGGCGGTGGCGCGACCGACAGGGTCTTTGGCGAATTGCTCGTCAATGGCATCAAATTCTTCAGGCTTTAGGTACTCTTTGGCGACGGTCCGCACGGCTTTGCTGCGATCCTTGTTCTTCACAAGAAAAAGTTGCAACTTTTCTTCCAGTGCGTTGATCTGCAGGGCCTGTTTGTCAGCGGCCTGATATTCGCCGCGGATCTCAAGACTCAACTGTGGACGCTCGGCCAGAGCTTGGGCCAGCTTCATCAGCTTTTCTTTTTCTGCGGATTTTAACTCCGCTTCCCCCGGGGCAAAGCGAATGTCCTGCATATCGTCCCCGCCCCCGACCAGACTGGCCAGGAAATCAAAAGGAGCCGCCACGATATTGATGATCATGTTTTTGACCGCCGTCCAAATCAGATTTCCCAATGAAAAGGACGGTGAATTCACATCCCCTTCCACCGGCAACTGAAACTTGATCTGCCCTTTACGGTCCTTCATCAAAGCCAAACCCAGCTTCAACGGCCAAGCTGTTGCATTCTTGCTTTCAACTTTGTTCCCCAATGTGAACTGATCCAGCAAAACCTTGTTCCCACCTTTGATACGGTTGTTCACAAGCTTATAGTTCAAATCCAGAAAAAGCTTACCCTTCTTGATTTCATAACCTGCAAAGTGACCCGAATACGGCGTAAATGTCGTCATTTCAATATTGTGAAAGTTCATTTCCAGATCCAGCGTCGGGCGTTTGACCCCGGGAATAATGAAGCCTTTGCCTTTGAACTTTCCGTAAGCCTCTACCTGCCCGGCCAGGGCAATTTGAATCTTTTCGTCCACCTTCGGCGAAATCGGTCCGACAGAACCTTCAAGATTCTGCACCAGAGCTTTAAAGTTAGGACGAATCTGAAGATCAGCATAGCTGACCAGCCCCTCCGTCAGACTGAGTTTGCCCACATGATAGTTAACCGGTGCGGATGTTTTAGGCGCCGTTTTTGAATTCTTTAAGAATGATCGGAAATTCAGCGTCCCGTCTTTTCTTAATTCCACTTCTGTCTTAAGACCTTTAAGTCCCAGTTCGGCCACTTTCAAATCCAGAGGATTGGTGCTGATATCGATCCCTTGCAGATCCAGCTGATTCCATTCCAGCACGGGCTTTTCCTGATTTTCAGGCACCAATGCCAGATTATGAATCTGGGCTTCACCTGTGACGGACACTCGGCCGTTTTTATACTGAATGCGGGACATCGTATCGGCCTGACCTTTTTGCAGCGTCAAGTGCGTGTGGTCTGACAGGTAAGCCGTCAAAAAATCCAAAGGAATCTGACGGGCTTTCACCGCCACATTGACCGTCACTGGTTTTAACTGCATGTCGCCACTAAGACTTATTGTGCCTTGTTCTCCGACAGAAACATTTAATGACTTTAGCGACGTGGTCGATCCCAAAGAGGTGCTGATATTGGCCGCCGTCAGATTCATGGGCCCCAATGGAAGCTCCAGCGCCAACGCATGAGTGAAATCAAAAAAGTCCAAACCGCTTTCGCGGATCTGAATTTGCTCAAGTGTCAGAACCCAATCAGAATCCTGGGATGTGTCTTTTTCAGGTTCGCCCGTCGGAGTCAGATCCCAGTTGGTGGCCCCGTTTTTAAAGACCACAAAACGCGCCGAAGCCTTGTCCAAAGTGACACTTTTTAAAAGGATCTCTTGGTTCACCAGTGCATACAGCGTCAAATTCAACGCAAAATGATTGAAAGCCAAACGCGGCTTTTCCTGATCTTTGGAAGGAAGGACGAACTTTTCAATCACCAGCTCAAACGTGAACGGATTGAAAGATACGGAGCCCACTTGCGGAGTGGTTTGCAGTCGAAGTTCAGCCTGTTTGGTGATTTGGGATTTGATAATCCAGGGAACGACAAGAAAACCCGCAAGGCTGTAGAGGCCAAGCAATAAGATGCAAATTTGCAGGATTCTTTTTGCCGTCGTAGTCATACAAAGTTCCCTTTGCATGACTAATCCAGTACTTGTGCTGGTACGTCAAGTAATCAATTTGTTATTTATGCCGCGCGGACATCCAGACGATTCATAAGCTCTGGCACATCCAGAATCATAAACGTCTTTTTCACCCCAGCAAGATCGGTGACTTCCACAATTTCTTTCATATCCCCTTGCAAAGTTTTCGAGGCGTCGGGTGCCAGAACCGTGGGAATACGTGTCTTGTTGGCTTCGTCCACTGTGTCAATCGACTCTACGGAATCCACCAGCAGGCCGAATTTGTTTTGCTGACCTTTGACGATCAGAACCCGTGAGTTGGCAATATCTGTGGACGCCTTCATCCCATAGAAGGTGCGCAAATCTACGATCGTCACCACTTCTCCGCGCATCTTCATCATGCCCACGACATATTCCGGATATCCCGGTGGCCGCATCAGCTCCCCTTCGACTTTGGCAATTTCGTCAATAGAACTTAAACGCGTCGACAGAAGGAAATCCAGACGGAATGAAATATATGGTTTTCTTTCCGTTTTCGCCTTGGCGGCTTCAGCCTCTTTTTCGCGGTTGCCGTAAAGCGAGTCATGACCGCGGGTGATTGCCATAATCTCCTGATCGGACAAAATCTTGCTTTCATTCAAAAGCACAACGTTGGTTTTGTTTTCCTGCGCCAGCAGACCGCGCATCATTTCCACTTTTTCCTGGGCAAACATCGGAATCGGCAGCACTTCCTCTTCAAAGAAAGTCACGATGCTGTCGACACTGTCGACCATGAAACCGACCTGAATATTCTGCAGTTTCAAAATCACAATACGACGGGACTCAAGGTCCCTGGATTCCTCACCTTCAATCTTAAGGAACATGCGGAAATCCAGAATAGGAATGATCGTGCCCCGCAGATTCACCATGCCGATGCAGTAATCCACTGCCAAGACACTGCGTTTGATCTCAGGAACTCGAATGATCTCGCGAATACCCGAAATGCTCAGGCCGAATTCCAAATCCCCGGAACGCACCGTAATGCACTGGTCGCGTTTTGATGACTTGCGGGTCATCTCTGTGACCGTGTTACGACTTTGCTCCAGAATCTGCGGGATGTTTTCTATCTTAACCAGGGCTTCAGGATCCAGCACCTCTACGATACGATCCCCGCCATTCAACTTCAGCACACTGCTAATGACCGATTTGCGTCCCTCTAATGGGTTGTCAAATCGTGCAATATCCGCGGGCTGCACATTCAAAATTTCTGACGTCGAGTCAAAAAGCAGACCAATGCGCACGTTATTCACCTGCACAATCGCCACTTTCTTGACGCTGTTGTTGCCGGAAGTTTCCATATCCAGCAAACGGCCCATATCCACAATCGGAGTGACGGTGCCACGCAGATTGAAAAGTCCGGTCAGATAATTCGGCGCCAGCGGCACCAGTGTGATTTTTTCGGGATAGTTCACCACTTCCTGCAACGAGGAAATTGACAGGGCCAGTTCAGCCGGACCCAGGCGGAAAGAAGCAAACATCTTTGTATGAGAAGAATTTTTCATAGTTCCTTCCTAGGCCGTCTTGGGAAGCTTTTCGATGGCATAATCACCGTCCCCGGCGATACGCATCTTGGTTCCCTGTTCTCCGCCGGGTTCAAACGCCACGATACGGATACGATGCTTTTCTAAAACTGCTTTTGCCGCCTTGAGATTTTCATCCCCGACGACAAACTTGGTATAACTTTTATCCCCGTCCATCAT is from Bdellovibrio bacteriovorus str. Tiberius and encodes:
- a CDS encoding DUF748 domain-containing protein — translated: MTTTAKRILQICILLLGLYSLAGFLVVPWIIKSQITKQAELRLQTTPQVGSVSFNPFTFELVIEKFVLPSKDQEKPRLAFNHFALNLTLYALVNQEILLKSVTLDKASARFVVFKNGATNWDLTPTGEPEKDTSQDSDWVLTLEQIQIRESGLDFFDFTHALALELPLGPMNLTAANISTSLGSTTSLKSLNVSVGEQGTISLSGDMQLKPVTVNVAVKARQIPLDFLTAYLSDHTHLTLQKGQADTMSRIQYKNGRVSVTGEAQIHNLALVPENQEKPVLEWNQLDLQGIDISTNPLDLKVAELGLKGLKTEVELRKDGTLNFRSFLKNSKTAPKTSAPVNYHVGKLSLTEGLVSYADLQIRPNFKALVQNLEGSVGPISPKVDEKIQIALAGQVEAYGKFKGKGFIIPGVKRPTLDLEMNFHNIEMTTFTPYSGHFAGYEIKKGKLFLDLNYKLVNNRIKGGNKVLLDQFTLGNKVESKNATAWPLKLGLALMKDRKGQIKFQLPVEGDVNSPSFSLGNLIWTAVKNMIINIVAAPFDFLASLVGGGDDMQDIRFAPGEAELKSAEKEKLMKLAQALAERPQLSLEIRGEYQAADKQALQINALEEKLQLFLVKNKDRSKAVRTVAKEYLKPEEFDAIDEQFAKDPVGRATAWEKKTAETLPVSEDELKNLALSRGKAVMTELAAAQVATERMYLLSGTAGDAGKTPQVTLLLKEK
- a CDS encoding chemotaxis protein CheW — encoded protein: MKNSSHTKMFASFRLGPAELALSISSLQEVVNYPEKITLVPLAPNYLTGLFNLRGTVTPIVDMGRLLDMETSGNNSVKKVAIVQVNNVRIGLLFDSTSEILNVQPADIARFDNPLEGRKSVISSVLKLNGGDRIVEVLDPEALVKIENIPQILEQSRNTVTEMTRKSSKRDQCITVRSGDLEFGLSISGIREIIRVPEIKRSVLAVDYCIGMVNLRGTIIPILDFRMFLKIEGEESRDLESRRIVILKLQNIQVGFMVDSVDSIVTFFEEEVLPIPMFAQEKVEMMRGLLAQENKTNVVLLNESKILSDQEIMAITRGHDSLYGNREKEAEAAKAKTERKPYISFRLDFLLSTRLSSIDEIAKVEGELMRPPGYPEYVVGMMKMRGEVVTIVDLRTFYGMKASTDIANSRVLIVKGQQNKFGLLVDSVESIDTVDEANKTRIPTVLAPDASKTLQGDMKEIVEVTDLAGVKKTFMILDVPELMNRLDVRAA